One Halioglobus japonicus DNA segment encodes these proteins:
- a CDS encoding DUF3313 family protein, translating to MNKIKYISGLLALVVLAACSSTPVLEETPSSEFQGLNKVSSSGFSEAWARPGANLSGYSSIKATPMKSQDAELVQPGQSIQTRINRDMEITPEVEQQLAETWNNAITNAAADAGLATDGSGDKVLRIDADMTRIAPSADFAAEKSNPGRSTVYTEDSGSASIELRLYDDASGELLAVVRDKRRVGSQMWARSNTVTASADVRNLYNSWAHRLVTRITGN from the coding sequence ATGAACAAAATCAAGTACATCAGCGGCCTGTTGGCACTTGTAGTCCTGGCTGCCTGCAGCAGCACCCCGGTACTGGAAGAAACACCCAGCTCCGAATTCCAGGGCCTGAACAAGGTGAGCAGTAGCGGCTTTTCCGAAGCCTGGGCGAGACCCGGGGCCAATCTGAGCGGCTATTCGTCGATTAAAGCCACACCGATGAAATCCCAGGACGCCGAACTCGTCCAGCCCGGCCAGAGCATCCAGACCCGCATAAATCGCGACATGGAGATTACCCCCGAGGTAGAACAGCAACTGGCTGAGACCTGGAATAACGCCATTACCAACGCCGCCGCGGATGCCGGCCTGGCCACAGACGGCAGTGGTGACAAAGTGTTGCGCATTGACGCCGATATGACCCGTATCGCCCCGAGCGCCGACTTTGCGGCAGAGAAGTCCAATCCGGGACGCTCCACCGTGTACACCGAGGACTCAGGCAGTGCATCCATTGAGCTCCGCTTGTACGACGATGCCAGCGGTGAGTTGCTGGCGGTCGTGCGCGACAAGCGCCGGGTAGGTTCACAGATGTGGGCACGCTCCAATACTGTCACCGCGTCTGCCGACGTGCGCAATCTCTACAACAGCTGGGCCCACCGCCTGGTCACTCGAATCACCGGCAATTAA
- a CDS encoding 2-hydroxyacid dehydrogenase produces MTKRVLVTHQLPGERFHDLCAHCDVNVWMGPGLLSAEALREELAGCHGLLCLLTDRITAELLAQMPDLEFVSSMSVGVDHVDTAALSARNIPLGHTPGVLVDTTADTAFALMMAASRRVVEADHFVRQGNWTPENAWAPDFFTGKDVSGATLGIVGMGAIGQAMARRAQGFGMRVLGWNRSPRDVAGIDSVDLDKLLAESDFVSIHVALADETRMLINADKIALMKPGSVLVNSARGGIVDEDALAQALLSGHLYAAGIDVFEREPVPTDNPLLTLPNVVVAPHIGSATVNTRARMADLAVENALAALAGERMPHCFNPQIYG; encoded by the coding sequence ATGACAAAACGCGTTTTGGTCACCCACCAGTTGCCGGGTGAGCGCTTCCATGATTTATGTGCCCATTGTGACGTGAACGTGTGGATGGGACCGGGCCTGCTCAGCGCTGAGGCATTACGCGAGGAGTTGGCCGGTTGTCATGGCTTATTGTGCCTGCTTACGGACCGCATTACGGCGGAGCTGTTGGCGCAAATGCCAGATCTCGAGTTTGTGTCGAGCATGTCGGTAGGTGTTGACCACGTCGATACGGCGGCGCTATCGGCTCGCAATATCCCTCTCGGACACACCCCCGGTGTGTTGGTTGATACCACCGCCGATACGGCGTTTGCCCTGATGATGGCGGCTTCCCGTCGCGTGGTGGAGGCTGACCATTTTGTGCGCCAGGGCAACTGGACGCCGGAAAATGCCTGGGCGCCGGATTTCTTTACTGGCAAGGATGTCAGTGGTGCCACTCTGGGCATTGTTGGTATGGGGGCGATTGGTCAGGCGATGGCAAGGCGGGCGCAGGGCTTTGGTATGCGTGTACTGGGCTGGAATCGCAGTCCGCGAGACGTCGCCGGGATCGACTCAGTCGACCTCGACAAACTGCTGGCCGAGAGTGATTTCGTCAGCATTCATGTTGCCCTGGCGGACGAAACCAGAATGCTGATCAATGCCGATAAGATCGCGCTGATGAAGCCCGGCTCGGTGCTGGTGAATTCGGCACGCGGCGGCATTGTCGACGAAGACGCACTGGCGCAGGCATTATTGTCCGGCCATTTATATGCGGCGGGTATTGATGTCTTCGAGCGCGAGCCCGTGCCGACAGACAACCCATTACTGACGCTACCCAATGTGGTGGTAGCGCCGCATATTGGCAGTGCGACAGTGAACACCCGAGCGAGAATGGCGGACCTGGCGGTGGAGAACGCGCTTGCTGCGCTGGCCGGCGAGCGCATGCCTCACTGTTTCAATCCGCAGATCTACGGTTAG
- a CDS encoding MFS transporter, whose amino-acid sequence MPILFGVVLLDLIGFGIVIPILPFLSPQLGADEIDIALIIVTYAACAGISGPFWGRLSDRYGRKPIIMLCLAGGALGYVALGLADELWMVFLARGFAGLVAGNFGVASAMMADITGPENRAKGMGLIGAAFGLGMVLGPLLGGLLAGDDGSFTLPCIFAGVMSLLAIVAAAIFLPESLTPERRAANRAQQKSPERESTLEVLKASNARTFIFLYAVHNACVSSATYVFPLWVAHELAWTAREVGIVFGIQGMIMVVLQGGAMGAMVRAIGEWRLLTITVALFFIGLVVAVFADTMPMMVASMFISMSGATMCMPLLNTIFTQRTPARYRGRLMGTSASSSSWGRVFGPLLSGLALAVIGYSGTWGLWAVVVAFYFAWVLSEYRKSRFESFSELN is encoded by the coding sequence ATGCCCATACTGTTTGGTGTTGTCCTGCTGGACCTGATTGGCTTTGGCATCGTCATCCCCATTCTTCCGTTCCTCTCGCCGCAACTGGGCGCCGACGAAATCGATATCGCCCTAATTATCGTGACCTACGCTGCCTGCGCAGGTATTTCCGGCCCCTTCTGGGGGCGTTTGTCTGATCGATACGGGCGCAAACCCATTATCATGCTCTGCCTGGCGGGCGGTGCGCTGGGGTATGTGGCACTGGGTCTCGCCGATGAGCTGTGGATGGTGTTCCTGGCGCGCGGGTTTGCCGGTCTGGTTGCGGGGAATTTCGGCGTGGCATCGGCTATGATGGCGGACATTACCGGCCCGGAAAATCGCGCCAAGGGTATGGGACTGATTGGGGCGGCCTTCGGCCTTGGCATGGTGCTGGGGCCGTTGCTCGGTGGCTTGCTGGCAGGCGACGATGGCAGTTTCACGCTGCCTTGCATTTTTGCCGGAGTGATGTCCTTGCTGGCGATTGTGGCGGCGGCCATATTCTTGCCCGAGTCGCTGACGCCGGAGCGTCGCGCGGCGAATCGCGCGCAGCAGAAGAGCCCAGAACGGGAATCGACGCTGGAGGTGCTTAAAGCCAGCAATGCGCGCACCTTTATTTTCCTTTATGCCGTACACAATGCCTGTGTCAGCTCGGCCACCTATGTGTTCCCACTCTGGGTTGCCCATGAACTGGCCTGGACCGCGCGCGAGGTCGGTATCGTGTTCGGTATTCAGGGCATGATTATGGTGGTGCTTCAGGGCGGGGCCATGGGCGCAATGGTCCGGGCTATCGGTGAATGGCGGCTGTTGACGATTACCGTTGCCCTGTTTTTCATCGGTCTGGTGGTCGCGGTATTTGCTGACACCATGCCGATGATGGTGGCGTCGATGTTTATTTCCATGTCCGGGGCGACCATGTGCATGCCCCTGCTGAATACGATATTTACCCAGCGCACGCCTGCCCGGTACCGCGGGCGCCTTATGGGTACCAGCGCATCTTCTTCATCCTGGGGGCGGGTATTTGGTCCGCTTCTCAGCGGTCTGGCGCTGGCCGTTATCGGCTACAGCGGTACCTGGGGCCTTTGGGCTGTCGTGGTAGCGTTCTACTTTGCCTGGGTGTTGTCGGAATACCGCAAATCCCGTTTTGAGAGCTTCTCTGAGTTAAATTGA
- a CDS encoding UbiX family flavin prenyltransferase, translating to MSKRIIVGISGASGIVYGVRALQLLREMGVESHLVMSKSAELTLHHEMDMSLAELKGLATEVHAIKNVGATIASGSFVTGGMLVAPCSIRTMSEIATGVTSTLLTRAADVVLKERRRLVLMVRETPLHTGHLRTMTQLSEMGAVIAPPVPAFYTRPQSLDDMVTQGVGRALELFDLTVEQVQRWQGE from the coding sequence ATGAGCAAGCGGATTATTGTCGGCATCAGCGGCGCATCGGGCATTGTCTACGGTGTGCGCGCGTTGCAGCTGCTGCGTGAGATGGGTGTGGAGTCGCATCTGGTCATGAGCAAATCCGCTGAACTCACCCTGCACCATGAAATGGATATGAGCCTCGCTGAGCTCAAGGGCCTGGCCACCGAAGTCCATGCCATTAAAAATGTTGGCGCCACCATTGCCAGTGGTTCGTTTGTGACCGGCGGCATGCTGGTAGCGCCCTGCTCGATTCGCACCATGTCTGAGATCGCCACCGGCGTGACCTCGACATTGCTCACCCGGGCCGCCGATGTTGTTCTCAAAGAGCGGCGCCGCCTGGTGCTGATGGTGCGTGAAACACCGCTCCACACCGGCCACCTGCGCACCATGACTCAGCTGTCTGAAATGGGCGCGGTCATTGCGCCACCGGTGCCCGCCTTTTACACCCGCCCGCAGTCTCTGGATGATATGGTGACTCAAGGGGTAGGGCGAGCTCTCGAGCTGTTTGACTTGACGGTTGAGCAGGTTCAGCGCTGGCAGGGCGAGTAA
- a CDS encoding HIT family protein, with translation MTAFQIHPQLQQDCYELGRLDACAVLLNRNASVPWFILVPDTELADVLDLPQEHREAVLADCALISRFLKQVLGYDKVNFAGLGNVVPQMHLHVIARSAGDACWPMPVWGHLEATEAYEQEQVREWQGTLATMGNMQVSEL, from the coding sequence ATGACAGCTTTTCAAATCCATCCGCAGTTGCAGCAAGACTGTTATGAACTCGGGCGCCTCGATGCCTGCGCGGTCTTGTTAAACCGCAATGCCAGTGTGCCCTGGTTTATTCTTGTGCCCGACACCGAGCTGGCGGATGTACTCGATCTTCCCCAGGAGCATCGCGAGGCGGTGCTCGCCGATTGCGCGTTGATCTCCCGCTTTCTGAAGCAGGTGTTGGGATACGACAAGGTTAACTTTGCAGGCCTGGGCAATGTTGTGCCGCAAATGCATTTACACGTCATTGCACGGTCTGCAGGCGATGCCTGCTGGCCCATGCCGGTGTGGGGTCACCTGGAAGCTACCGAGGCATATGAGCAGGAACAGGTGCGCGAGTGGCAGGGTACCCTCGCTACAATGGGGAATATGCAGGTGAGCGAGCTATGA
- a CDS encoding DUF4136 domain-containing protein, with the protein MRRISALASLAIALFLSACSEIETRPVDSGDFASGNYVYYKWRSEPLANEAGSDDMLYVMDPLVRAAVDRNLADKGYRLSADSAQFTVDYLQAMGLREGVSSQDASGGIDPIPSARPNRLINQAMVDNANALAGVHTTNNIAIQLNDAQSHEEVWRVVITKIVDDMNTRDPDKVAKNVNKAVDQGLRTLPKAN; encoded by the coding sequence ATGCGCCGCATCTCTGCCCTGGCGTCGCTCGCAATAGCCCTGTTTTTAAGCGCCTGCAGCGAAATTGAAACCCGCCCTGTCGACAGTGGCGACTTCGCCTCTGGCAATTATGTTTACTACAAGTGGCGCAGCGAGCCGCTGGCCAATGAAGCCGGCTCCGACGACATGCTCTACGTCATGGACCCACTGGTCCGGGCGGCGGTTGACCGCAACCTGGCCGACAAGGGCTACCGACTCTCCGCCGATTCCGCCCAGTTTACCGTCGACTACCTGCAAGCCATGGGCCTGCGCGAAGGCGTCAGCAGCCAGGATGCCAGCGGCGGCATCGACCCCATCCCCTCAGCGCGCCCCAATCGACTGATCAATCAGGCCATGGTTGATAACGCCAATGCCCTGGCCGGCGTACACACCACCAACAACATTGCGATTCAGCTAAACGATGCGCAGAGCCACGAAGAAGTGTGGCGGGTGGTGATTACCAAGATTGTTGACGATATGAATACTCGTGACCCGGACAAGGTTGCAAAAAACGTGAACAAGGCCGTTGACCAGGGTTTGCGCACGCTCCCAAAAGCCAACTAA